In Cygnus olor isolate bCygOlo1 chromosome 22, bCygOlo1.pri.v2, whole genome shotgun sequence, a genomic segment contains:
- the ST3GAL4 gene encoding CMP-N-acetylneuraminate-beta-galactosamide-alpha-2,3-sialyltransferase 4 isoform X4 translates to MNKGKCNHQLDGGREDGPVDPQPSETLSPLLALQGRTVTGGSRDESSGPRLMPALAIKMINKSRGKILGVLALFLVMVWYSIYREDRYIQLFYFPMQENKTACPVGEVERKAAQLIGNYTRDHPLFLQLKDYFWVKTPSLYELPYGTKGSEDVLLRLLSVTSYSLPESIQSLKCRRCAVVGNGHRLRNSSMGETINTYDVVIRLNNAPVHGYEQDVGSKTTMRLFYPESAHFNPRTENNPDTLLVLVPFKPMDFQWMEAILNDKKRVRKGFWKQPPLIWDANPEQVRILNPYYMEVTAAKLLNLPMKQPRKVKQKPTTGLLAITLALHFCDLVHIAGFGYPDSANKKQTIHYYEQITLKSMAASEHNVSHEAVAIKRMLELGLVKNLTYF, encoded by the exons ATGAACAAGGGAAAGTGCAACCATCAGCTGGACGG GGGAAGAGAGGATGGACCCGTAGACCCCCAGCCCTCGGAGACCCTGTCCCCTCTGCTCGCATTGCAAGGACGGACC GTGACCGGCGGCAGCCGCGATGAGAGCTCCGGCCCTCGGCTGATGCCTGCCCTGGCGATAAAGATGATCAACAAGTCCC GAGGGAAGATACTTGGAGTGCTGGCACTGTTTCTGGTGATGGTGTGGTACTCGATATACCGGGAAGACAGGTACATACAGCT CTTTTATTTCCCCATGCAAGAAAACAAGACGGCGTGCCCTGTCGGAGAGGTGGAGAGGAAGGCGGCACAGCTCATAGGGAA CTACACGAGGGACCACCCGCTCTTCTTGCAGCTGAAGGACTACTTCTGGGTGAAGACGCCGTCGCTCTATGAGCTGCCCTACGGCACAAAGGGCAGCG AAGACGTCCTCCTGCGCTTGCTGTCGGTCACCAGTTACTCACTCCCCGAGAGCATCCAGAG CCTGAAGTGTCGGAGGTGCGCGGTGGTGGGCAACGGGCACCGGCTCCGTAACAGCTCCATGGGGGAGACCATCAACACATACGACGTTGTGATCAG GCTGAACAATGCCCCGGTCCACGGTTACGAGCAGGACGTGGGCTCCAAGACCACCATGCGCCTCTTCTACCCCGAGTCAGCCCACTTCAACCCCCGGACAGAGAACAACCCCGACACGCTGCTGGTCCTGGTGCCCTTCAAGCCCATGGACTTCCAGTGGATGGAGGCCATCCTCAACGACAAGAAGAGG GTTCGAAAAGGGTTTTGGAAGCAGCCCCCGCTGATCTGGGATGCCAACCCGGAGCAGGTGCGCATTCTCAACCCGTACTACATGGAAGTTACTGCTGCTAAGCTGCTCAACCTCCCCATGAAGCAACCGCGGAAGGTCAAGCAG AAACCAACCACGGGGCTGCTGGCTATCACCTTGGCTCTCCACTTCTGCGATCTGGTGCACATCGCGGGCTTTGGGTACCCCGACTCGGCCAACAAGAAGCAGACCATCCACTACTACGAGCAGATCACACTGAAGTCCATGGCT GCTTCGGAGCACAATGTCTCGCACGAGGCAGTGGCCATCAAGCGGATGCTGGAGCTGGGCCTCGTCAAGAACCTCACCTACTTCTGA
- the ST3GAL4 gene encoding CMP-N-acetylneuraminate-beta-galactosamide-alpha-2,3-sialyltransferase 4 isoform X6, giving the protein MLESKALEVSQVTGGSRDESSGPRLMPALAIKMINKSRGKILGVLALFLVMVWYSIYREDRYIQLFYFPMQENKTACPVGEVERKAAQLIGNYTRDHPLFLQLKDYFWVKTPSLYELPYGTKGSEDVLLRLLSVTSYSLPESIQSLKCRRCAVVGNGHRLRNSSMGETINTYDVVIRLNNAPVHGYEQDVGSKTTMRLFYPESAHFNPRTENNPDTLLVLVPFKPMDFQWMEAILNDKKRVRKGFWKQPPLIWDANPEQVRILNPYYMEVTAAKLLNLPMKQPRKVKQKPTTGLLAITLALHFCDLVHIAGFGYPDSANKKQTIHYYEQITLKSMAASEHNVSHEAVAIKRMLELGLVKNLTYF; this is encoded by the exons ATGCTTGAATCGAAGGCGTTGGAGGTTTCCCAA GTGACCGGCGGCAGCCGCGATGAGAGCTCCGGCCCTCGGCTGATGCCTGCCCTGGCGATAAAGATGATCAACAAGTCCC GAGGGAAGATACTTGGAGTGCTGGCACTGTTTCTGGTGATGGTGTGGTACTCGATATACCGGGAAGACAGGTACATACAGCT CTTTTATTTCCCCATGCAAGAAAACAAGACGGCGTGCCCTGTCGGAGAGGTGGAGAGGAAGGCGGCACAGCTCATAGGGAA CTACACGAGGGACCACCCGCTCTTCTTGCAGCTGAAGGACTACTTCTGGGTGAAGACGCCGTCGCTCTATGAGCTGCCCTACGGCACAAAGGGCAGCG AAGACGTCCTCCTGCGCTTGCTGTCGGTCACCAGTTACTCACTCCCCGAGAGCATCCAGAG CCTGAAGTGTCGGAGGTGCGCGGTGGTGGGCAACGGGCACCGGCTCCGTAACAGCTCCATGGGGGAGACCATCAACACATACGACGTTGTGATCAG GCTGAACAATGCCCCGGTCCACGGTTACGAGCAGGACGTGGGCTCCAAGACCACCATGCGCCTCTTCTACCCCGAGTCAGCCCACTTCAACCCCCGGACAGAGAACAACCCCGACACGCTGCTGGTCCTGGTGCCCTTCAAGCCCATGGACTTCCAGTGGATGGAGGCCATCCTCAACGACAAGAAGAGG GTTCGAAAAGGGTTTTGGAAGCAGCCCCCGCTGATCTGGGATGCCAACCCGGAGCAGGTGCGCATTCTCAACCCGTACTACATGGAAGTTACTGCTGCTAAGCTGCTCAACCTCCCCATGAAGCAACCGCGGAAGGTCAAGCAG AAACCAACCACGGGGCTGCTGGCTATCACCTTGGCTCTCCACTTCTGCGATCTGGTGCACATCGCGGGCTTTGGGTACCCCGACTCGGCCAACAAGAAGCAGACCATCCACTACTACGAGCAGATCACACTGAAGTCCATGGCT GCTTCGGAGCACAATGTCTCGCACGAGGCAGTGGCCATCAAGCGGATGCTGGAGCTGGGCCTCGTCAAGAACCTCACCTACTTCTGA
- the ST3GAL4 gene encoding CMP-N-acetylneuraminate-beta-galactosamide-alpha-2,3-sialyltransferase 4 isoform X2 translates to MPALAIKMINKSRGKILGVLALFLVMVWYSIYREDRYIQLFYFPMQENKTACPVGEVERKAAQLIGNYTRDHPLFLQLKDYFWVKTPSLYELPYGTKGSEDVLLRLLSVTSYSLPESIQSLKCRRCAVVGNGHRLRNSSMGETINTYDVVIRLNNAPVHGYEQDVGSKTTMRLFYPESAHFNPRTENNPDTLLVLVPFKPMDFQWMEAILNDKKRVRKGFWKQPPLIWDANPEQVRILNPYYMEVTAAKLLNLPMKQPRKVKQKPTTGLLAITLALHFCDLVHIAGFGYPDSANKKQTIHYYEQITLKSMAASEHNVSHEAVAIKRMLELGLVKNLTYF, encoded by the exons ATGCCTGCCCTGGCGATAAAGATGATCAACAAGTCCC GAGGGAAGATACTTGGAGTGCTGGCACTGTTTCTGGTGATGGTGTGGTACTCGATATACCGGGAAGACAGGTACATACAGCT CTTTTATTTCCCCATGCAAGAAAACAAGACGGCGTGCCCTGTCGGAGAGGTGGAGAGGAAGGCGGCACAGCTCATAGGGAA CTACACGAGGGACCACCCGCTCTTCTTGCAGCTGAAGGACTACTTCTGGGTGAAGACGCCGTCGCTCTATGAGCTGCCCTACGGCACAAAGGGCAGCG AAGACGTCCTCCTGCGCTTGCTGTCGGTCACCAGTTACTCACTCCCCGAGAGCATCCAGAG CCTGAAGTGTCGGAGGTGCGCGGTGGTGGGCAACGGGCACCGGCTCCGTAACAGCTCCATGGGGGAGACCATCAACACATACGACGTTGTGATCAG GCTGAACAATGCCCCGGTCCACGGTTACGAGCAGGACGTGGGCTCCAAGACCACCATGCGCCTCTTCTACCCCGAGTCAGCCCACTTCAACCCCCGGACAGAGAACAACCCCGACACGCTGCTGGTCCTGGTGCCCTTCAAGCCCATGGACTTCCAGTGGATGGAGGCCATCCTCAACGACAAGAAGAGG GTTCGAAAAGGGTTTTGGAAGCAGCCCCCGCTGATCTGGGATGCCAACCCGGAGCAGGTGCGCATTCTCAACCCGTACTACATGGAAGTTACTGCTGCTAAGCTGCTCAACCTCCCCATGAAGCAACCGCGGAAGGTCAAGCAG AAACCAACCACGGGGCTGCTGGCTATCACCTTGGCTCTCCACTTCTGCGATCTGGTGCACATCGCGGGCTTTGGGTACCCCGACTCGGCCAACAAGAAGCAGACCATCCACTACTACGAGCAGATCACACTGAAGTCCATGGCT GCTTCGGAGCACAATGTCTCGCACGAGGCAGTGGCCATCAAGCGGATGCTGGAGCTGGGCCTCGTCAAGAACCTCACCTACTTCTGA
- the ST3GAL4 gene encoding CMP-N-acetylneuraminate-beta-galactosamide-alpha-2,3-sialyltransferase 4 isoform X5 — MNKGKCNHQLDGGREDGPVDPQPSETLSPLLALQGRTVTGGSRDESSGPRLMPALAIKMINKSRGKILGVLALFLVMVWYSIYREDSFYFPMQENKTACPVGEVERKAAQLIGNYTRDHPLFLQLKDYFWVKTPSLYELPYGTKGSEDVLLRLLSVTSYSLPESIQSLKCRRCAVVGNGHRLRNSSMGETINTYDVVIRLNNAPVHGYEQDVGSKTTMRLFYPESAHFNPRTENNPDTLLVLVPFKPMDFQWMEAILNDKKRVRKGFWKQPPLIWDANPEQVRILNPYYMEVTAAKLLNLPMKQPRKVKQKPTTGLLAITLALHFCDLVHIAGFGYPDSANKKQTIHYYEQITLKSMAASEHNVSHEAVAIKRMLELGLVKNLTYF; from the exons ATGAACAAGGGAAAGTGCAACCATCAGCTGGACGG GGGAAGAGAGGATGGACCCGTAGACCCCCAGCCCTCGGAGACCCTGTCCCCTCTGCTCGCATTGCAAGGACGGACC GTGACCGGCGGCAGCCGCGATGAGAGCTCCGGCCCTCGGCTGATGCCTGCCCTGGCGATAAAGATGATCAACAAGTCCC GAGGGAAGATACTTGGAGTGCTGGCACTGTTTCTGGTGATGGTGTGGTACTCGATATACCGGGAAGACAG CTTTTATTTCCCCATGCAAGAAAACAAGACGGCGTGCCCTGTCGGAGAGGTGGAGAGGAAGGCGGCACAGCTCATAGGGAA CTACACGAGGGACCACCCGCTCTTCTTGCAGCTGAAGGACTACTTCTGGGTGAAGACGCCGTCGCTCTATGAGCTGCCCTACGGCACAAAGGGCAGCG AAGACGTCCTCCTGCGCTTGCTGTCGGTCACCAGTTACTCACTCCCCGAGAGCATCCAGAG CCTGAAGTGTCGGAGGTGCGCGGTGGTGGGCAACGGGCACCGGCTCCGTAACAGCTCCATGGGGGAGACCATCAACACATACGACGTTGTGATCAG GCTGAACAATGCCCCGGTCCACGGTTACGAGCAGGACGTGGGCTCCAAGACCACCATGCGCCTCTTCTACCCCGAGTCAGCCCACTTCAACCCCCGGACAGAGAACAACCCCGACACGCTGCTGGTCCTGGTGCCCTTCAAGCCCATGGACTTCCAGTGGATGGAGGCCATCCTCAACGACAAGAAGAGG GTTCGAAAAGGGTTTTGGAAGCAGCCCCCGCTGATCTGGGATGCCAACCCGGAGCAGGTGCGCATTCTCAACCCGTACTACATGGAAGTTACTGCTGCTAAGCTGCTCAACCTCCCCATGAAGCAACCGCGGAAGGTCAAGCAG AAACCAACCACGGGGCTGCTGGCTATCACCTTGGCTCTCCACTTCTGCGATCTGGTGCACATCGCGGGCTTTGGGTACCCCGACTCGGCCAACAAGAAGCAGACCATCCACTACTACGAGCAGATCACACTGAAGTCCATGGCT GCTTCGGAGCACAATGTCTCGCACGAGGCAGTGGCCATCAAGCGGATGCTGGAGCTGGGCCTCGTCAAGAACCTCACCTACTTCTGA
- the ST3GAL4 gene encoding CMP-N-acetylneuraminate-beta-galactosamide-alpha-2,3-sialyltransferase 4 isoform X3, producing MPALAIKMINKSRGKILGVLALFLVMVWYSIYREDSFYFPMQENKTACPVGEVERKAAQLIGNYTRDHPLFLQLKDYFWVKTPSLYELPYGTKGSEDVLLRLLSVTSYSLPESIQSLKCRRCAVVGNGHRLRNSSMGETINTYDVVIRLNNAPVHGYEQDVGSKTTMRLFYPESAHFNPRTENNPDTLLVLVPFKPMDFQWMEAILNDKKRVRKGFWKQPPLIWDANPEQVRILNPYYMEVTAAKLLNLPMKQPRKVKQKPTTGLLAITLALHFCDLVHIAGFGYPDSANKKQTIHYYEQITLKSMAASEHNVSHEAVAIKRMLELGLVKNLTYF from the exons ATGCCTGCCCTGGCGATAAAGATGATCAACAAGTCCC GAGGGAAGATACTTGGAGTGCTGGCACTGTTTCTGGTGATGGTGTGGTACTCGATATACCGGGAAGACAG CTTTTATTTCCCCATGCAAGAAAACAAGACGGCGTGCCCTGTCGGAGAGGTGGAGAGGAAGGCGGCACAGCTCATAGGGAA CTACACGAGGGACCACCCGCTCTTCTTGCAGCTGAAGGACTACTTCTGGGTGAAGACGCCGTCGCTCTATGAGCTGCCCTACGGCACAAAGGGCAGCG AAGACGTCCTCCTGCGCTTGCTGTCGGTCACCAGTTACTCACTCCCCGAGAGCATCCAGAG CCTGAAGTGTCGGAGGTGCGCGGTGGTGGGCAACGGGCACCGGCTCCGTAACAGCTCCATGGGGGAGACCATCAACACATACGACGTTGTGATCAG GCTGAACAATGCCCCGGTCCACGGTTACGAGCAGGACGTGGGCTCCAAGACCACCATGCGCCTCTTCTACCCCGAGTCAGCCCACTTCAACCCCCGGACAGAGAACAACCCCGACACGCTGCTGGTCCTGGTGCCCTTCAAGCCCATGGACTTCCAGTGGATGGAGGCCATCCTCAACGACAAGAAGAGG GTTCGAAAAGGGTTTTGGAAGCAGCCCCCGCTGATCTGGGATGCCAACCCGGAGCAGGTGCGCATTCTCAACCCGTACTACATGGAAGTTACTGCTGCTAAGCTGCTCAACCTCCCCATGAAGCAACCGCGGAAGGTCAAGCAG AAACCAACCACGGGGCTGCTGGCTATCACCTTGGCTCTCCACTTCTGCGATCTGGTGCACATCGCGGGCTTTGGGTACCCCGACTCGGCCAACAAGAAGCAGACCATCCACTACTACGAGCAGATCACACTGAAGTCCATGGCT GCTTCGGAGCACAATGTCTCGCACGAGGCAGTGGCCATCAAGCGGATGCTGGAGCTGGGCCTCGTCAAGAACCTCACCTACTTCTGA
- the ST3GAL4 gene encoding CMP-N-acetylneuraminate-beta-galactosamide-alpha-2,3-sialyltransferase 4 isoform X1: MPALAIKMINKSRGKILGVLALFLVMVWYSIYREDSFYFPMQENKTACPVGEVERKAAQLIGNYTRDHPLFLQLKDYFWVKTPSLYELPYGTKGSEDVLLRLLSVTSYSLPESIQSLKCRRCAVVGNGHRLRNSSMGETINTYDVVIRYSPGRLCDVHPCSVPPAGAGHVSLAARRPHVPCHLSPCPRLNNAPVHGYEQDVGSKTTMRLFYPESAHFNPRTENNPDTLLVLVPFKPMDFQWMEAILNDKKRVRKGFWKQPPLIWDANPEQVRILNPYYMEVTAAKLLNLPMKQPRKVKQKPTTGLLAITLALHFCDLVHIAGFGYPDSANKKQTIHYYEQITLKSMAASEHNVSHEAVAIKRMLELGLVKNLTYF; the protein is encoded by the exons ATGCCTGCCCTGGCGATAAAGATGATCAACAAGTCCC GAGGGAAGATACTTGGAGTGCTGGCACTGTTTCTGGTGATGGTGTGGTACTCGATATACCGGGAAGACAG CTTTTATTTCCCCATGCAAGAAAACAAGACGGCGTGCCCTGTCGGAGAGGTGGAGAGGAAGGCGGCACAGCTCATAGGGAA CTACACGAGGGACCACCCGCTCTTCTTGCAGCTGAAGGACTACTTCTGGGTGAAGACGCCGTCGCTCTATGAGCTGCCCTACGGCACAAAGGGCAGCG AAGACGTCCTCCTGCGCTTGCTGTCGGTCACCAGTTACTCACTCCCCGAGAGCATCCAGAG CCTGAAGTGTCGGAGGTGCGCGGTGGTGGGCAACGGGCACCGGCTCCGTAACAGCTCCATGGGGGAGACCATCAACACATACGACGTTGTGATCAGGTACAGCCCTGGGCGTCTGTGTGATGTTCACCCCTGCTCAGTGCCACCCGCAGGTGCTGGGCACGTGTCACTTGCTGCCCGACGTCCCCACGTCCCGTGTCATCTGTCCCCATGCCCCAGGCTGAACAATGCCCCGGTCCACGGTTACGAGCAGGACGTGGGCTCCAAGACCACCATGCGCCTCTTCTACCCCGAGTCAGCCCACTTCAACCCCCGGACAGAGAACAACCCCGACACGCTGCTGGTCCTGGTGCCCTTCAAGCCCATGGACTTCCAGTGGATGGAGGCCATCCTCAACGACAAGAAGAGG GTTCGAAAAGGGTTTTGGAAGCAGCCCCCGCTGATCTGGGATGCCAACCCGGAGCAGGTGCGCATTCTCAACCCGTACTACATGGAAGTTACTGCTGCTAAGCTGCTCAACCTCCCCATGAAGCAACCGCGGAAGGTCAAGCAG AAACCAACCACGGGGCTGCTGGCTATCACCTTGGCTCTCCACTTCTGCGATCTGGTGCACATCGCGGGCTTTGGGTACCCCGACTCGGCCAACAAGAAGCAGACCATCCACTACTACGAGCAGATCACACTGAAGTCCATGGCT GCTTCGGAGCACAATGTCTCGCACGAGGCAGTGGCCATCAAGCGGATGCTGGAGCTGGGCCTCGTCAAGAACCTCACCTACTTCTGA